From Suncus etruscus isolate mSunEtr1 chromosome 6, mSunEtr1.pri.cur, whole genome shotgun sequence, one genomic window encodes:
- the TBCCD1 gene encoding TBCC domain-containing protein 1, whose amino-acid sequence MDPSGGVLLWVKAEPFIVGALQIPPPSKFSLHYIRKISTYVRTRASEGAYPRLYWSTWRHIACGKLQLAKDLAWLYFEIFDSLAVKTPQERLEWSEIVSNCLSEEEIEKQRNQLSVDTLKFLLFLYIQQLNKVSLRTSLIEEWPSPRNRSQSPDLAEKSSCHKNWNDYSHQAFVSDHLSDLLELLIDPEQLTASFHSTPNSLVSQEAIVALSFLIEGTVQKSRKIYPLHKLALWEPLHAESGFSKFSKTFSYYKLEAWLRACLTDNPFGTSACLKSGKKLAWAHQVEGATNRAKIACNTHAAPRMHRMVVMSQVYKQTLAKSSDTLMGAHVKIHRCNESFIYLLSPLRSVTIEKCRNSTFVLGPVQTALHLHSCDNVKVIAVCHRLSISSTTSCIFHLLTPTRPLILSGNQTVTFAPFHTHYPMLEDHMASTGLATVPNYWDNPMLVCKENRDTSVFRLLPPCEFCVFIIPFQMEGDTTEIPGGLPSAYQKALGQREQKIQIWQKTVKEARLTKEQRKQFQVLVENKFYEWLVNTGHCQQLDSLVHLAADPKQAVG is encoded by the exons ATGGATCCATCTGGAGGAGTTCTCCTTTGGGTGAAAGCAGAACCCTTTATTGTGGGTGCCTTGCAGATCCCCCCTCCATCCAAGTTCAGTCTTCACTATATCAGGAAGATCTCTACTTATGTGCGAACCCGGGCCTCAGAGGGTGCATACCCGCGCCTGTACTGGTCTACCTGGAGGCACATTGCATGTGGGAAGCTGCAGTTGGCTAAGGATCTGGCATGGctttactttgaaatatttgaTAGTCTTGCAGTGAAGACACCGCAGGAGCGCCTGGAATGGTCTGAGATTGTGTCCAATTGCTTGTCTGAGGAGGAAATTGAAAAGCAGCGAAATCAG CTTTCTGTGGATACCCTGaagtttttgcttttcttatacATCCAGCAGTTAAACAAGGTCTCTCTGAGGACCTCTTTGATAGAAGAGTGGCCTAGTCCTAGAAACAGATCTCAGTCTCCTGACCTCGCTGAAAAGTCCAGTTGTCATAAG aaCTGGAATGATTACAGTCACCAAGCTTTTGTCTCTGATCATCTGTCAGATCTTCTTGAGCTGCTTATAGATCCAGAACAACTCACTGCATCATTTCATTCAACCCCTAACAGTCTGGTCTCTCAAGAGGCTATTGTGGCACTTAGCTTTCTTATTGAAGGTACTGTGCAGAAAAGCAGGAAGATCTACCCACTTCATAAACTTGCACTGTGGGAACCACTGCATGCAGAGAGTGGTTTCTCAAAGTTCTCTAAGACCTTTTCTTACTACAAGCTGGAAGCCTGGCTGAGAGCCTGTTTGACTGATAATCCATTTGGTACATCTGCTTGCCTCAAGTCTGGAAAGAAATTGGCTTGGGCTCACcaag TTGAAGGGGCGACCAACAGAGCTAAGATTGCTTGTAATACTCATGCCGCCCCTCGGATGCACCGCATGGTGGTGATGAGTCAAGTTTACAAGCAGACATTAGCCAAGAGTTCAGATACTCTGATGGGTGCACACGTGAAGATTCACCGCTGCAATGAATCTTTTATCTATCTGCTCTCTCCCTTACG CTCTGTGACAATTGAGAAGTGCAGAAATAGCACCTTTGTCCTGGGCCCTGTACAGACAGCACTTCACCTCCACAGCTGTGACAATGTCAAAGTCATTGCTGTTTGCCATCGTTTATCCATCTCTTCTACAACAAGCTgcatctttcatcttctgacacCTACCCGCCCGCTTATTCTCTCCGGGAACCAGACAGTAACTTTTGCCCCCTTTCATACGCATTACCCAATGCTGGAGGATCATATGGCCAGCACTGGCTTAGCTACAGTGCCGAACTATTGGGATAATCCAATGCTTGTATGCAAAGAGAACAGAGACACAAGTGTCTTCCGCCTTTTACCACCCTGTGAATTCTGTGTGTTTATTATTCCCTTTCAAATGGAAGGGGACACAACAGAGATACCTGGGGGTCTTCCATCTGCATACCAGAAAGCACTGGGTCAAAGAGAACAGAAGATACAGATCTGGCAGAAAACTGTGAAGGAGGCTCGTCTGACAAA GGAGCAGAGGAAGCAGTTTCAAGTACTTGTAGAGAACAAGTTTTATGAGTGGCTGGTTAATACAGGACATTGCCAGCAGCTGGACAGCCTTGTGCACCTTGCAGCAGATCCAAAACAAGCAGTGGGATAA